Proteins found in one Solitalea lacus genomic segment:
- a CDS encoding M57 family metalloprotease, with the protein MKKTKLVIKPVKFLILSISLLSTMCCKKNIDTEVQNEGNRQIVKLSSDQINELKRLGFADSNVFDYGNYYLVEGDVLVSKKELESNISRFKQLTIVEQHKSPASITNSTQHNFTLYVDETIWGNYTWNAGLLSAVETWNSFYNSDVKLHLSYDSPQSANIIVKTDRNLSASEKLASNVAAVGAVPMGSTVGTIIIANDDFKPGGGSSLLSVSQATWNMIHEIGHTLGLQHTNWITVDGTVNPNNFILIPGTPNNNDGSSVMNGGTASYSCPNATCFSNYDQIAINYLFPLVPNSTLNALINGQSQIARSSQWTYTCSYRSVETGINYYWEVIGINGTNFYQNDYDPYPGAEISLPMGNYKIRCTISGGKYPTKVAEKTIVVN; encoded by the coding sequence ATGAAAAAAACAAAACTTGTGATTAAACCAGTTAAATTTTTGATTTTATCTATCTCGCTGTTGTCAACCATGTGTTGCAAAAAAAACATTGATACAGAAGTTCAAAATGAGGGGAATAGGCAGATTGTAAAACTTTCATCAGATCAAATAAATGAGTTGAAAAGATTAGGATTTGCGGATTCAAACGTTTTTGATTATGGTAATTATTATTTAGTGGAAGGAGATGTATTAGTCTCTAAGAAAGAATTGGAATCTAATATTTCACGATTTAAACAATTAACTATAGTTGAACAGCATAAAAGTCCTGCTAGCATTACCAATTCTACCCAGCATAATTTTACTTTATATGTTGATGAAACAATCTGGGGGAATTATACATGGAATGCCGGCCTGCTAAGTGCCGTTGAAACATGGAATTCATTCTATAATAGCGATGTGAAACTTCATCTTTCCTATGATAGTCCTCAAAGTGCAAATATAATTGTTAAAACAGATCGAAACTTGTCAGCTAGTGAAAAGTTGGCTTCCAATGTTGCCGCCGTTGGAGCAGTGCCAATGGGTAGTACTGTAGGGACAATTATCATAGCTAATGATGATTTTAAGCCAGGTGGTGGTTCTAGTCTGCTTAGCGTTTCGCAAGCTACGTGGAATATGATTCATGAAATTGGTCATACTTTAGGCCTTCAGCATACAAATTGGATAACGGTAGATGGTACAGTGAATCCTAATAATTTTATCCTTATCCCCGGAACTCCAAATAATAACGATGGAAGTTCCGTAATGAATGGTGGAACGGCCTCGTATTCTTGCCCAAATGCTACTTGCTTCTCTAATTATGATCAAATAGCCATAAATTATCTGTTTCCCTTAGTGCCTAACAGTACACTAAATGCTTTAATTAACGGCCAATCCCAAATTGCAAGATCTTCACAATGGACATACACATGCAGTTATAGATCAGTTGAAACAGGAATTAATTATTATTGGGAAGTAATAGGCATAAATGGAACTAACTTTTATCAAAATGATTATGATCCTTATCCTGGTGCGGAAATAAGTTTGCCGATGGGTAATTACAAAATAAGATGTACAATATCAGGCGGGAAATACCCAACAAAGGTTGCTGAGAAAACAATAGTTGTAAATTAA
- a CDS encoding adenine phosphoribosyltransferase, which yields MTIEQRIKALIRDVKDFPKPGIVFKDITPVLKDPVLCNAIVDEYVKLLNGIKIDEVVAIESRGFLFGMMIAHKLHVPFVPIRKKGKLPYNTIEQSYNLEYGEAVLEVHADAIDAGKTVLIHDDLLATGGTIDAAAKLVEKLGAKVGAISFLVELDFLKGRERLVPHSSKIISLVNYQ from the coding sequence ATGACAATTGAACAACGTATCAAAGCATTAATCAGAGATGTAAAAGATTTTCCAAAACCGGGTATTGTTTTTAAAGACATAACTCCTGTTTTAAAAGATCCTGTGCTATGCAATGCTATCGTTGATGAATACGTTAAGCTTTTAAATGGAATTAAAATTGATGAAGTTGTAGCAATTGAAAGTCGTGGTTTTTTATTTGGCATGATGATAGCGCATAAGTTACATGTGCCGTTTGTGCCAATTAGAAAGAAAGGTAAGTTGCCATACAATACCATTGAGCAATCTTACAATTTGGAATACGGTGAAGCTGTTTTAGAAGTACATGCTGATGCAATTGATGCAGGCAAGACAGTACTAATTCATGATGATTTATTGGCTACAGGTGGAACCATTGATGCTGCAGCTAAATTGGTAGAAAAACTGGGTGCTAAGGTAGGAGCTATTTCCTTTTTAGTTGAACTGGATTTTCTGAAGGGAAGGGAACGATTGGTGCCACATTCAAGTAAGATTATTTCTCTTGTGAATTATCAATAA
- the hpf gene encoding ribosome hibernation-promoting factor, HPF/YfiA family, with product MKIRVQSIRFTADIKLIDFIQRKLDKLDSFFDHVIDGDVFLRLDKAEDDANKIVEIKINIPGKDLFVKEQRQTFEEATDIAVESLAKQLKKHKEKLKTHSGKADSPVELEPEF from the coding sequence ATGAAAATTCGTGTGCAATCCATTCGTTTCACTGCCGACATCAAATTAATTGACTTTATTCAACGCAAATTGGATAAACTCGATTCGTTTTTTGATCATGTGATAGACGGAGATGTTTTTCTGAGGCTTGATAAGGCTGAAGATGATGCGAACAAGATTGTAGAGATTAAAATTAATATTCCTGGGAAAGATCTATTTGTTAAAGAACAGCGACAAACATTTGAAGAAGCAACAGACATTGCGGTAGAATCATTGGCAAAACAATTAAAAAAACATAAAGAAAAACTAAAAACACATTCGGGGAAGGCAGATTCTCCGGTAGAATTAGAGCCTGAATTTTAA
- the rplK gene encoding 50S ribosomal protein L11 — protein MAKEVSALVKLQIKGGAANPSPPVGPALGAKGVNIMEFCKQFNARTQDKPGKVLPVVITVYADKSFDFIIKTPPVAIQLLDATKLKSGSAEPNRKKVANVTWDQVRAIAEDKMPDLNAFTIESAMSMVAGTARSMGITVSGERPF, from the coding sequence ATGGCAAAAGAAGTTAGTGCGCTTGTTAAATTGCAAATCAAAGGTGGTGCAGCCAACCCTTCACCTCCAGTAGGACCTGCTTTAGGTGCTAAAGGGGTGAATATCATGGAGTTCTGTAAGCAATTCAATGCTAGAACCCAAGATAAACCGGGCAAAGTACTTCCTGTTGTAATTACAGTTTATGCCGACAAGTCGTTTGATTTTATCATTAAAACTCCTCCAGTAGCTATTCAGTTATTGGATGCGACTAAACTTAAAAGCGGATCGGCTGAGCCTAACCGTAAAAAAGTAGCTAACGTTACCTGGGATCAGGTTCGTGCTATCGCAGAGGATAAAATGCCTGACTTGAACGCGTTTACTATTGAATCAGCAATGTCAATGGTTGCTGGTACAGCACGCAGTATGGGTATCACCGTATCAGGTGAGCGTCCATTTTAA
- a CDS encoding lysoplasmalogenase yields the protein MKKLLTFLFFLSVASTIVGNYYQLPELRFLAKPLIMVFLAWLFSMSVNNLTQSKKIWVLLAFMFSWVGDIALMFADDTTKAPGFYFFIAGLVSFLTAHVCYIVVFRKIAAQFGSSGFNTLKLMLATPVALVVGILIFKILPSLGSMTIPVVVYAIIISTMAMAAIALYGVLTKQSFIAIYFGAILFLVSDTTLAVNQFVSSSPLLGIVVMLTYGSAQYYIMQGVVSLNSRPKAVEKVI from the coding sequence ATGAAGAAACTGCTTACGTTTTTATTCTTTTTATCAGTGGCATCAACCATTGTGGGTAATTACTACCAATTACCTGAGTTACGCTTTTTGGCTAAACCTTTAATTATGGTATTTCTAGCCTGGTTATTTTCGATGTCTGTAAATAATCTTACTCAATCAAAAAAAATATGGGTTTTGTTGGCATTTATGTTTTCATGGGTGGGTGATATAGCTCTTATGTTTGCAGATGATACAACAAAGGCACCTGGCTTTTATTTTTTCATTGCCGGATTGGTTAGTTTTTTAACAGCTCATGTATGTTATATTGTTGTGTTCAGGAAGATTGCTGCGCAGTTTGGTTCAAGTGGCTTTAATACTCTCAAATTGATGTTGGCAACTCCTGTAGCTCTTGTTGTAGGTATTTTGATTTTTAAAATTTTGCCATCTTTAGGTTCAATGACTATTCCTGTTGTGGTATATGCCATAATTATTTCAACAATGGCAATGGCGGCTATTGCTTTGTATGGAGTATTGACAAAGCAAAGCTTTATAGCAATTTACTTTGGAGCAATATTGTTTTTAGTTTCTGATACAACGTTAGCTGTGAATCAATTTGTGTCATCAAGTCCGCTTCTTGGTATAGTTGTAATGTTAACTTATGGCTCGGCACAGTATTACATTATGCAGGGGGTAGTAAGTTTAAACAGCAGGCCAAAGGCTGTTGAGAAAGTAATTTAA
- the secE gene encoding preprotein translocase subunit SecE, producing MSKVIEYIKESKNELVNHVTWPTTSELFNSAMVVLVASGIMAAVVFAMDEAFGQLVLGSFYDLFS from the coding sequence ATGAGCAAAGTAATAGAATACATCAAAGAATCTAAAAACGAGTTAGTAAATCATGTAACATGGCCTACTACCAGTGAGCTGTTTAACAGTGCAATGGTTGTTCTTGTTGCTTCAGGAATTATGGCAGCCGTAGTATTTGCTATGGATGAAGCTTTTGGCCAATTGGTACTTGGTTCGTTTTATGATTTATTCTCTTAA
- a CDS encoding lysophospholipid acyltransferase family protein yields the protein MKLITKNEFAKATKLDKLKMPGLAELLMELTKINKINRVFADNYDKQGLDFIDGVLEDTGITVEFDEDDLKNIPKSGGFVAIANHPYGGVEGLILVKLLCSVRPEAKVMANFLLKKITNISDYFIGVNPFENVKSVSSLAGMKLTMEQLQKGVPVGIFPAGEVSTYNAEAQTVTDKKWSPIVGKLITKAQLPVVPIYFHGNNGILFHLLGLIHPSLRTAKLPSELFNKKGNTIKLRIGKPIMPAEYNRFSNPEKALKYLRARTYALSSGFDTDVSRFFVKDIFKVLSKPEEVVEATSQQLLMQDVAQIREEALVYTEKNYEVYIAKTQSIPNIIREIGRLREITFREVGEGTNKKIDLDEFDLYYRHLFIWDKEAYKIVGAYRIGRGSDIFYAYGKKGFYINTLFNIKDQMNNVLKHSLELGRSFIVKEYQQKPLPLFLLWKGISAYVLKHPEFKYLIGPVSISNNFSNLSQSLIIDFITKNFYDHELAKHVTPKTKFKVTHTNVDTDLLIEQFNSLKSLDALISEIEISNSKMPVLLRQYIQLNAKIICFNIDPKFENSLDGFLVLNLKDIPEDKMDKLSQGV from the coding sequence ATGAAGTTAATCACGAAAAATGAGTTTGCAAAGGCAACAAAGCTGGATAAGTTGAAAATGCCGGGCCTTGCTGAACTTTTGATGGAGCTGACCAAGATTAACAAAATAAACAGGGTTTTTGCCGATAACTATGATAAACAAGGCCTTGATTTTATAGATGGCGTTTTAGAAGATACAGGAATAACTGTTGAATTTGACGAGGACGATTTAAAAAACATTCCGAAAAGTGGTGGGTTTGTAGCGATTGCCAACCATCCTTATGGTGGTGTTGAAGGCTTGATTTTAGTAAAATTACTTTGCAGTGTTAGGCCGGAAGCAAAAGTAATGGCCAATTTCCTGTTAAAAAAAATCACCAATATTTCTGATTATTTTATTGGCGTTAACCCTTTTGAAAATGTTAAGAGCGTTTCAAGCCTGGCAGGCATGAAACTAACAATGGAACAGTTACAAAAAGGGGTTCCGGTAGGTATTTTTCCGGCAGGAGAGGTTTCTACTTACAATGCCGAAGCTCAAACTGTTACTGACAAAAAATGGTCTCCAATTGTAGGCAAACTAATTACAAAAGCTCAGCTACCGGTAGTTCCTATTTACTTTCACGGTAATAATGGGATACTGTTTCATCTTTTAGGCCTAATACATCCTTCATTACGCACAGCAAAACTCCCGTCTGAATTATTCAACAAAAAGGGAAACACCATAAAACTGCGTATTGGCAAACCAATAATGCCGGCTGAGTACAATCGGTTTTCAAACCCTGAAAAAGCTTTAAAATACCTTAGAGCCCGTACGTATGCCTTAAGCTCGGGTTTTGATACAGATGTAAGCCGTTTCTTTGTAAAGGATATTTTTAAAGTATTAAGCAAACCTGAAGAAGTTGTAGAGGCAACTTCGCAACAACTTTTAATGCAGGATGTTGCTCAGATTCGGGAAGAGGCGTTAGTGTATACCGAAAAAAATTATGAAGTATATATTGCTAAAACCCAGAGCATCCCTAACATTATCCGTGAAATTGGCCGTTTACGAGAAATCACTTTCCGCGAAGTAGGCGAAGGAACGAATAAGAAAATTGACCTTGATGAATTTGACTTATATTATCGTCATTTATTTATTTGGGATAAAGAAGCCTATAAAATTGTAGGGGCTTATCGTATTGGTCGCGGTAGTGACATTTTTTACGCATACGGCAAGAAAGGCTTTTACATTAACACGTTGTTTAACATCAAAGATCAGATGAACAACGTGCTGAAGCACTCATTGGAATTAGGACGCTCGTTTATTGTTAAAGAATACCAACAAAAACCACTGCCATTATTTTTACTATGGAAAGGCATCAGTGCTTATGTTCTCAAGCATCCCGAGTTTAAATACCTAATCGGACCGGTAAGTATTAGCAATAATTTCTCAAACCTATCACAGTCGCTAATTATTGATTTCATTACCAAAAACTTTTATGATCACGAATTAGCGAAACACGTTACTCCTAAAACCAAGTTTAAAGTAACGCACACTAATGTTGATACAGATTTATTAATTGAGCAATTCAACTCGCTAAAATCATTAGACGCACTAATTTCTGAAATTGAGATTAGCAACAGTAAAATGCCGGTTTTATTACGGCAATACATTCAATTGAATGCTAAAATTATCTGTTTCAATATTGATCCGAAGTTTGAAAATTCATTGGATGGTTTTTTGGTATTAAATCTGAAAGATATTCCTGAAGATAAAATGGATAAACTATCACAGGGTGTTTAG
- a CDS encoding tyrosine-type recombinase/integrase — protein MHLESFFQYLEFEKRYSAHTLISYRNDMSMFCAFLTQFDIASPQHITHSIIRNWLVELFEDQNSAATINRKLSTLRTYFRFLHKESIILTNPVHKVQPPKKEKRLPVVVEQIAIEHLLNNIDFGEGFEGARDKLIVEMFYQTGIRLSELINLKEKDINFFDLTVKVLGKRNKERLIPITKAFGSLISDYVIVKKTAGMNNNEGYLFVTNKGECLYPKFVYNLINNSLSKVATIEKKSPHILRHSFATHLLNKGANLNAIKELLGHASLAATQVYTHNTTERLKSIYKQAHPRA, from the coding sequence ATGCATTTAGAGTCATTCTTTCAATATCTTGAGTTTGAAAAACGTTATTCTGCACACACGTTAATATCCTACCGAAATGATATGAGTATGTTTTGTGCTTTTCTTACCCAATTTGATATTGCTTCGCCGCAACATATTACTCATTCTATTATAAGAAACTGGTTAGTTGAGTTGTTTGAAGATCAAAATTCAGCAGCAACCATTAATAGAAAGTTGTCAACGTTACGAACATACTTTCGTTTTCTACATAAAGAGAGTATTATCCTAACAAATCCTGTACATAAAGTTCAACCACCTAAAAAAGAAAAACGATTACCAGTTGTAGTTGAGCAAATAGCCATTGAGCATTTATTGAATAATATTGACTTTGGGGAAGGCTTTGAAGGTGCTCGTGATAAGCTGATTGTTGAAATGTTTTATCAAACAGGAATACGCTTATCAGAGTTAATTAATTTGAAAGAAAAAGACATTAATTTTTTTGACCTCACAGTTAAGGTGTTAGGAAAACGAAACAAAGAACGCCTTATTCCAATTACAAAAGCATTTGGAAGTTTAATTTCAGATTACGTAATTGTTAAAAAAACAGCAGGGATGAATAACAATGAAGGATATTTGTTCGTTACCAATAAAGGAGAATGTCTATATCCTAAGTTTGTTTACAACTTAATTAACAACAGCCTAAGCAAAGTAGCAACAATAGAGAAAAAAAGTCCGCATATTCTGCGACATTCATTTGCAACCCATTTATTAAACAAAGGAGCCAATTTAAACGCAATTAAAGAACTTTTAGGCCATGCAAGTCTGGCCGCAACGCAGGTATATACACATAATACCACTGAACGATTAAAATCTATTTATAAACAAGCCCATCCCAGGGCCTAA
- the rpsU gene encoding 30S ribosomal protein S21, with amino-acid sequence MIIINVKENEAIDKALKRFKKKFEKTGVLRELRSRQAFEKHSVARRNVVKKAIYKQSLQQENL; translated from the coding sequence ATGATTATCATTAACGTAAAAGAAAACGAAGCAATTGATAAGGCGCTTAAGCGTTTTAAAAAGAAATTTGAGAAGACTGGTGTATTACGCGAACTTAGAAGCCGCCAAGCCTTTGAAAAGCATTCTGTAGCACGTCGTAACGTTGTTAAGAAAGCTATTTACAAGCAATCACTACAGCAAGAGAATCTGTAA
- a CDS encoding acyl-CoA dehydrogenase family protein, translating to MMTNLIFDSTMNSPSENLRMVHEMARDFAEKYIRPHVMEWDESQYFPIEVFKKLGELGMMGVLVPEQYGGAGFGYFEYVAIIEEIAKVCGSIGLSVAAHNSLCTGHILQFGNEEQKQRWLPKLATAEWIGAWGLTEANTGSDALRMHTTAVKDGDYYIINGSKNWITHGKSSSVAVVMVRTGEQGDSNGVSAFVIEKGTEGFSHGKKENKLGMRASETTELILDNVRVHKDNLLGSEGDGFKQAMKVLDGGRISIAALSLGIAKGAFEAAKEYSKQRRQFGKPICDFQAIAFKLADMATEIEAAELLIHQAADLKNRGEKVTKQSAIAKYYASEVAVKTANEAVQIFGGYGYTKDFPAEKFYRDAKLCTIGEGTSEIQKIVIAREILKD from the coding sequence ATGATGACCAATTTAATTTTTGATTCAACCATGAATTCTCCTTCCGAAAACCTGCGGATGGTGCATGAAATGGCCCGTGATTTTGCTGAAAAGTACATTCGTCCACATGTTATGGAATGGGATGAAAGCCAATATTTTCCAATTGAGGTTTTTAAAAAACTTGGAGAATTGGGGATGATGGGTGTTTTGGTTCCTGAGCAGTATGGAGGTGCTGGTTTTGGCTATTTTGAGTATGTGGCCATCATTGAAGAAATTGCTAAAGTTTGCGGATCCATCGGTCTTTCTGTGGCTGCACATAATTCATTATGTACGGGACATATTTTACAATTCGGTAATGAAGAGCAAAAACAACGGTGGCTGCCTAAGCTTGCAACGGCCGAATGGATTGGCGCTTGGGGCTTAACGGAAGCTAATACTGGTTCTGATGCATTGCGAATGCATACCACAGCTGTTAAGGATGGGGACTACTATATAATCAACGGTAGTAAAAACTGGATTACTCATGGCAAATCGAGCAGTGTTGCGGTAGTAATGGTTCGTACAGGTGAACAGGGTGATTCAAATGGGGTTTCAGCTTTTGTCATAGAAAAAGGAACTGAGGGTTTTTCGCATGGTAAAAAAGAAAATAAGTTGGGCATGCGTGCTTCAGAAACAACGGAATTGATTTTGGATAACGTACGTGTTCATAAAGATAACCTGCTTGGTTCTGAAGGAGACGGTTTTAAGCAAGCAATGAAGGTACTGGATGGCGGACGAATTTCGATTGCAGCATTATCTTTAGGAATAGCTAAAGGTGCTTTTGAGGCTGCAAAAGAATACTCAAAACAACGCCGGCAGTTTGGGAAGCCCATTTGTGACTTTCAAGCTATAGCTTTTAAGCTGGCTGATATGGCAACTGAAATTGAGGCAGCTGAATTACTGATTCATCAAGCAGCTGATTTAAAGAATAGGGGCGAGAAGGTAACTAAACAATCTGCAATAGCAAAGTACTATGCATCTGAAGTAGCAGTAAAAACTGCCAATGAAGCAGTTCAGATTTTTGGTGGCTACGGTTATACTAAAGATTTTCCTGCTGAAAAATTCTATCGCGACGCGAAGTTGTGTACGATAGGCGAGGGGACTTCTGAAATTCAGAAAATAGTAATAGCCAGAGAAATTTTGAAAGACTAG
- the tuf gene encoding elongation factor Tu, translated as MAKEKFDRSKEHLNIGTIGHVDHGKTTLTAAITKVLADAGLSEARSFDSIDSAPEEKERGITINTAHVEYSTATRHYAHVDCPGHADYVKNMVTGAAQMDGAILVVAATDGPMPQTREHILLARQVGVPKIVVFMNKVDMVDDPELLDLVEMEIRELLSFYEFDGDNTPVIRGSALGGLNGDAKWVATIMELMNAVDTFIPVPPRLKDLPFLMPVEDVFSITGRGTVATGRIERGVINSGDPVQIIGMGAEDLKSTVTGVEMFRKILDYGEAGDNVGLLLRGIEKTDIRRGMVIVKPNSVTPHADFKAEIYVLSKAEGGRHTPFFNKYRPQFYFRTTDVTGEITLEPGVEMVMPGDNVTINVKLISAIAMEKGLRFAIREGGRTVGAGQVTEIVK; from the coding sequence ATGGCAAAAGAAAAATTTGACCGTTCCAAGGAACACTTGAACATTGGAACAATTGGTCACGTTGACCACGGTAAAACTACCTTGACTGCCGCTATCACTAAAGTATTAGCAGATGCAGGTTTGTCAGAAGCTCGTTCATTCGATTCTATCGACTCTGCTCCTGAAGAAAAAGAGCGTGGTATTACCATTAACACTGCTCACGTTGAGTACTCTACTGCTACTCGTCACTATGCACACGTTGACTGTCCAGGTCACGCTGACTATGTGAAAAACATGGTTACTGGTGCTGCTCAGATGGACGGAGCTATCTTGGTAGTAGCTGCTACTGATGGTCCTATGCCACAAACTCGTGAGCACATCCTTCTTGCTCGTCAGGTAGGTGTACCTAAAATTGTTGTATTCATGAACAAAGTAGACATGGTTGACGATCCAGAATTGTTAGACCTAGTTGAAATGGAAATTCGTGAATTATTATCATTCTACGAATTCGACGGTGATAATACCCCAGTTATCCGCGGTTCAGCTCTTGGTGGTTTGAACGGTGACGCTAAATGGGTTGCTACTATCATGGAATTGATGAATGCTGTTGATACTTTCATTCCTGTTCCACCACGTTTGAAAGATCTTCCTTTCTTGATGCCTGTTGAAGACGTATTCTCGATCACTGGTCGTGGTACTGTTGCAACTGGTCGTATCGAGCGCGGTGTAATCAACTCAGGTGATCCAGTACAAATCATTGGTATGGGTGCAGAAGATTTGAAATCAACTGTAACTGGTGTTGAGATGTTCCGTAAGATCTTAGATTATGGTGAAGCTGGTGATAACGTAGGTTTGTTATTACGTGGTATTGAGAAAACTGATATCCGTCGTGGTATGGTTATCGTGAAACCTAACTCAGTAACTCCTCACGCTGACTTTAAAGCTGAGATCTACGTATTGAGCAAAGCTGAAGGTGGTCGTCACACTCCATTCTTTAACAAATACCGTCCTCAGTTCTATTTCCGTACAACTGACGTAACAGGTGAGATTACACTTGAGCCAGGAGTAGAAATGGTAATGCCAGGTGATAACGTTACTATCAACGTAAAACTAATCAGCGCAATCGCTATGGAAAAAGGTCTTCGTTTCGCTATCCGCGAAGGTGGTCGTACCGTAGGTGCTGGTCAGGTAACTGAAATTGTTAAGTAA
- the nusG gene encoding transcription termination/antitermination protein NusG, whose product MSDQLKWYVVRAVSGKEKKVKQYIESEINRLGINHLVPQVLIPMEKVYQMRNGKKIAKERNFFPGYVLIEAQLDGELEHVIKNINSVIGFLGDKDGTAIPLRQSEVNRILGTVDEITTQGETTGVPYYVGENVKVMDGPFNGFTGVIEEVNEEKKKLKVMVKIFGRRTPLELNYMQVEKE is encoded by the coding sequence ATGAGTGATCAATTAAAATGGTACGTCGTAAGAGCTGTCAGCGGTAAAGAGAAAAAAGTAAAGCAGTACATTGAATCTGAAATTAACCGCTTAGGCATTAATCACCTAGTTCCGCAGGTACTTATTCCTATGGAGAAGGTGTACCAGATGCGTAATGGCAAAAAAATTGCTAAAGAACGTAATTTTTTCCCAGGCTATGTGTTAATTGAAGCTCAGCTTGATGGTGAATTAGAACACGTTATTAAAAATATTAACAGTGTAATTGGCTTCTTGGGTGACAAAGATGGAACTGCTATTCCTTTGCGTCAGTCTGAAGTGAACCGTATCTTAGGTACTGTTGACGAAATTACTACACAGGGTGAAACAACTGGTGTTCCGTATTATGTTGGTGAAAATGTGAAAGTGATGGACGGACCGTTTAATGGCTTTACCGGTGTTATTGAAGAGGTTAACGAAGAGAAGAAAAAACTTAAGGTAATGGTTAAAATCTTCGGCAGAAGAACGCCTCTTGAGCTTAATTACATGCAAGTAGAAAAAGAATAA
- a CDS encoding transposase — MLQNYLFPVNELQSPREIIFQTTSLGKLRQVLPLDRLAALLPAKGSARGAKAWLAPEGMLALLFLKSYTGLSDEQLIEHLNGNWQMQLFCGMRLADNEQIKDVTLVSRIRSYVAKHLDLQLFQEELIRYWKPQLKETQVLLCDATVYESDMKYPTSVKLLWDCCLFSHELYEDLLKSCKLKRAKNAFNEQQLKQSTFNLLRKKSQRKSRRRCQQLIKLLTRLNGLIKDVFRLMGDRLQLAGRLRERFDLVEQVLKEQRFLLENPGKKLPDRVLSLYKPFVRSIVRGKENKPCEFGAKVHMLQVDGINIIEHYSYAAYNECKRVEASLALHGRLFGTCHQFAGDRIYATNANRKYLNERKIATGFVQKGRGDTPEKKTLRALLNKERSTRLEGSFGTEKNHYDLRRIKARNQANETLWMFFGVMTAVVRMVTKREKAQAPDLAA, encoded by the coding sequence ATGCTGCAAAACTACTTATTTCCTGTCAACGAACTGCAAAGTCCCCGCGAAATTATTTTTCAGACGACCAGCTTGGGCAAACTCCGCCAGGTACTTCCACTGGACCGCTTGGCAGCCCTCTTACCGGCTAAGGGCAGTGCACGTGGCGCTAAAGCCTGGCTGGCTCCAGAGGGCATGTTGGCCTTGTTGTTTTTGAAGTCCTATACTGGTCTGAGTGATGAGCAGTTGATTGAACACCTGAACGGGAATTGGCAAATGCAGTTGTTTTGCGGCATGCGCCTGGCCGATAATGAACAAATCAAGGATGTCACCCTGGTCTCCAGAATCCGCAGTTATGTGGCCAAACACCTGGATCTGCAGCTGTTTCAGGAAGAACTGATTCGTTATTGGAAGCCGCAGCTGAAGGAAACGCAGGTTTTGCTCTGCGATGCCACCGTGTATGAAAGCGACATGAAATACCCTACCAGCGTGAAACTGCTGTGGGATTGCTGCCTGTTCAGTCATGAGTTATACGAAGATTTGTTGAAATCCTGTAAGCTAAAGCGGGCTAAAAACGCTTTTAATGAACAACAACTCAAACAATCGACTTTCAATTTACTCCGTAAGAAAAGCCAGCGCAAGTCACGTCGTCGCTGCCAGCAGTTAATCAAGTTACTCACCCGCTTGAATGGCCTGATTAAGGATGTTTTTCGCTTAATGGGCGACAGGCTGCAACTGGCCGGGCGGCTCCGGGAACGCTTTGACTTGGTGGAGCAAGTGTTAAAGGAGCAGCGGTTCTTGTTGGAAAATCCCGGTAAGAAACTACCCGACAGGGTATTGTCCCTGTACAAGCCTTTTGTGCGTTCCATTGTACGGGGCAAGGAAAACAAACCCTGTGAATTTGGGGCCAAAGTGCACATGCTGCAGGTGGATGGGATCAATATCATTGAACATTACAGCTATGCGGCTTATAATGAATGTAAGCGAGTAGAAGCTTCGCTAGCCCTACATGGGCGCCTGTTCGGTACCTGTCATCAATTTGCAGGCGACCGGATTTATGCCACCAATGCCAATCGAAAATACCTGAACGAGCGGAAGATTGCTACCGGCTTTGTGCAAAAAGGCAGAGGCGATACGCCGGAAAAGAAAACCCTGAGAGCCCTGTTGAATAAAGAACGTTCCACCCGGCTGGAGGGTAGCTTTGGAACGGAAAAGAATCACTACGATCTGCGGCGCATCAAGGCACGTAACCAGGCTAATGAAACCCTTTGGATGTTCTTTGGGGTGATGACCGCGGTCGTGCGCATGGTCACTAAGCGGGAGAAGGCCCAAGCTCCCGATTTAGCCGCCTAA